A window of the Bdellovibrio sp. ZAP7 genome harbors these coding sequences:
- a CDS encoding polysaccharide deacetylase family protein: MKSGIVLVVTAGMLSLTACNSGFDVAKQDLQLSLSDNQAAVSIAAWEGSENHPDRVFEKWQSEIKAKSLKAEEVCQALLEADGPTLSLMAPEIERAENAEMLKGCKADLLAKVQKFYEDDRDNLTMNLENFFGDQTTPRDYRPVTPRKFPDNVQIRDMSNGYYAVNADVAPGEVILTFDDGPSEKYTQIILKTLKQMNAKAIFFHLGKNVNANPNIVKMVAADGHSIGGHSMSHRCLANKTICAKNNGGKALSFKQATEEIAGSMNAIKNTLGWVDPFFRFPYGEYDKSLTAYLNNKGIGNFYWRIDSNDWKSQTPSNLIKNTMNQVKAAGKGIILFHDIHQRTAEALPEILSQLYSGGYKIVLLKPKKAMTVPVNPAP, translated from the coding sequence ATGAAATCAGGAATCGTATTAGTTGTGACTGCGGGTATGCTGTCTTTGACTGCTTGTAATAGCGGTTTTGATGTTGCTAAACAGGATCTACAATTGTCTTTGAGTGATAACCAGGCTGCAGTTTCAATAGCAGCATGGGAAGGTTCTGAAAATCATCCCGATCGTGTTTTTGAAAAATGGCAATCTGAAATCAAAGCTAAATCACTTAAGGCGGAAGAAGTCTGTCAGGCTTTACTTGAGGCCGATGGCCCAACTCTTTCATTGATGGCACCGGAGATTGAGCGCGCGGAAAATGCGGAAATGCTTAAAGGCTGTAAAGCTGATCTTTTGGCAAAAGTTCAAAAGTTTTATGAAGATGATCGCGATAATTTGACTATGAACCTGGAAAACTTCTTTGGTGATCAGACGACACCCAGAGACTATCGTCCCGTAACTCCTCGAAAATTCCCAGACAATGTTCAGATTCGGGATATGTCGAATGGTTACTATGCCGTTAATGCGGATGTGGCTCCAGGCGAAGTTATTTTGACGTTTGACGACGGTCCTTCTGAAAAATATACGCAGATTATTTTGAAAACTTTGAAGCAAATGAATGCGAAGGCTATTTTCTTCCACTTGGGTAAGAACGTGAATGCGAATCCAAACATCGTGAAAATGGTTGCAGCTGACGGCCACTCCATTGGTGGTCACTCGATGTCTCATAGATGTCTTGCGAATAAAACGATCTGTGCAAAAAACAATGGTGGTAAGGCGCTGTCGTTTAAACAAGCCACAGAAGAAATCGCGGGCAGTATGAATGCGATTAAAAACACTCTTGGTTGGGTCGATCCATTCTTTAGATTCCCATATGGGGAGTACGATAAATCTTTAACGGCTTATTTGAATAACAAAGGCATCGGTAACTTCTATTGGAGAATCGATTCCAATGACTGGAAATCACAGACTCCATCGAATTTGATTAAAAATACGATGAACCAAGTGAAAGCGGCAGGCAAAGGCATTATCCTTTTCCACGATATTCATCAAAGAACTGCGGAAGCACTTCCAGAAATTTTGAGCCAGCTTTATAGCGGCGGTTACAAAATTGTTCTTTTGAAGCCTAAGAAAGCAATGACAGTCCCAGTCAATCCTGCTCCGTAA
- a CDS encoding polysaccharide deacetylase family protein, whose amino-acid sequence MSSVKKSFTYVAATFLLSSCGNGVGQQIQNTIQVNRNATSLAEWSASPSNPENLFVQWRQEAKNLDEQEKLSSQICSKLKDLDGLSLTIFENEIRNEFNKPLVMPCRKDLLAQLERHYAAERATLKIRVNALSQQPSGNNFQFPENVQYRDVSKGYYARAGDVGPKEIVITFDDGPSAIYTPSVLRSLKEVNAKAHFFQLGKNIRQNFDVTKAVAADGHAVGTHSMTHSCLANTPTCERLMYKALSFTEAVAEIKGGHQAAFDTLGFVEPFFRFPYGEVDPELRNFLNQNSVAEFNWNIDSEDWKAQTNEELLRHTLETIDKKGKGILLMHDIHRRTAEVLPQLLAELYNRGFSVVLLQPTDATARYNSKLVKKPLP is encoded by the coding sequence ATGAGTTCAGTGAAAAAATCTTTTACTTATGTGGCAGCTACTTTTCTTTTGTCATCTTGCGGGAATGGTGTTGGTCAACAGATTCAAAATACAATTCAGGTAAATAGAAATGCCACTTCGTTGGCGGAATGGTCGGCATCTCCTTCTAATCCTGAAAACTTGTTTGTTCAGTGGCGTCAAGAAGCGAAGAATCTGGATGAGCAGGAAAAACTAAGTTCTCAGATTTGCAGTAAGCTTAAAGATCTGGATGGTTTGTCGCTAACGATCTTTGAGAATGAAATTCGCAATGAATTCAACAAGCCGCTGGTAATGCCCTGTCGTAAAGATTTACTGGCTCAGCTAGAAAGACATTATGCCGCCGAACGCGCGACTTTGAAAATCCGCGTGAATGCCTTGAGCCAGCAGCCTTCCGGAAATAACTTTCAGTTTCCCGAAAACGTTCAATACCGTGATGTTTCTAAAGGATATTACGCCAGAGCGGGGGATGTTGGACCAAAAGAAATCGTGATCACTTTCGATGACGGCCCCAGCGCAATTTACACTCCGTCGGTTTTAAGATCCTTAAAAGAGGTCAACGCCAAGGCGCATTTTTTTCAACTTGGAAAAAACATCCGCCAGAATTTCGATGTCACAAAAGCCGTAGCAGCTGATGGTCACGCTGTGGGAACTCACTCCATGACTCATTCCTGCCTGGCAAATACACCGACCTGCGAGCGTTTGATGTATAAGGCCCTGTCCTTTACCGAAGCCGTCGCAGAAATCAAAGGTGGCCATCAGGCAGCATTCGATACGTTGGGCTTCGTCGAACCCTTCTTTCGTTTTCCTTACGGAGAAGTCGACCCAGAGCTGCGCAACTTCCTAAATCAGAATTCAGTCGCAGAGTTTAACTGGAACATCGACAGCGAAGACTGGAAAGCCCAAACCAACGAAGAACTTCTGAGACATACTCTAGAAACCATCGACAAAAAAGGTAAAGGCATCCTCCTCATGCACGACATCCATAGAAGAACTGCAGAGGTCCTACCGCAACTATTAGCCGAGCTTTACAACCGAGGCTTCAGTGTTGTATTACTCCAACCCACGGACGCAACTGCGCGGTATAACAGCAAGCTAGTCAAGAAGCCCTTACCCTAG
- a CDS encoding YkgJ family cysteine cluster protein produces the protein MCNGCHGHCCTMPVEIKLSDLIRLGVTDEDEAAAGVKKLSKRLIKEKIIISYRSGTEFFMLSSRPNGDCLYLHPITRLCTVYEKRPDTCREFPKIGPRPGYCPVGPKSK, from the coding sequence ATGTGCAATGGGTGCCATGGGCATTGTTGTACTATGCCTGTGGAAATTAAACTGTCTGACTTAATCCGTCTTGGCGTCACTGACGAAGACGAGGCTGCGGCTGGCGTAAAAAAACTTTCGAAACGCCTGATCAAAGAAAAAATAATTATCTCCTACAGAAGCGGCACCGAATTCTTCATGCTAAGCTCCCGCCCCAACGGAGACTGCCTCTATTTACACCCAATCACGCGCCTCTGCACAGTCTACGAAAAACGCCCAGACACCTGCCGAGAATTCCCAAAAATAGGCCCCCGTCCAGGCTACTGCCCCGTAGGCCCAAAATCCAAATAA
- the rfaE2 gene encoding D-glycero-beta-D-manno-heptose 1-phosphate adenylyltransferase, protein MGQVRKFDDIAEALAPLRSEGKKIVFTNGCFDLLHVGHVRYLQEARSLGDVLVVGVNSDASVKRLKGPTRPVQIENDRAEILAALGCVGFSVIFTEDTPENLIKKVKPDILVKGGDWKIEQIVGGTFVTSYGGQVMSLQFIDGKSTTKLIEKAQQN, encoded by the coding sequence ATGGGCCAAGTTCGCAAGTTCGATGATATCGCTGAAGCCTTGGCTCCGCTTCGTTCCGAAGGTAAAAAAATCGTATTCACAAATGGCTGTTTCGATCTTCTGCATGTGGGACATGTTCGCTACTTGCAGGAAGCTCGTTCATTGGGTGACGTGTTGGTTGTAGGAGTAAACTCCGACGCCAGCGTAAAACGCCTTAAAGGCCCGACTCGTCCTGTACAAATTGAAAACGATCGTGCAGAAATCCTGGCAGCTTTGGGTTGCGTGGGTTTTTCCGTGATCTTTACTGAAGACACTCCAGAAAATCTGATCAAAAAAGTAAAACCCGACATCTTGGTTAAAGGTGGCGACTGGAAAATCGAACAAATCGTTGGTGGAACTTTCGTTACAAGCTATGGCGGTCAGGTGATGTCTTTGCAGTTCATCGATGGCAAATCCACGACGAAACTGATCGAAAAAGCGCAACAGAATTAG
- a CDS encoding RDD family protein, whose translation MDPFEEFEFKPLTDGLGFHKKKAAAAKFETEADSFSASPSPALLKNQGLELIEENSVDPLRPPLPRKKSSPATSSVPSAPGYLTEVGGEANPSSSTAAVDEILKTLQKNRRLEFDEKSKTKIIAQTKEEYKSTVFSFSAGLLDGMLVMAASLLCLILLVSIARIDLVANLTQPDENYFVYLAIVSIFACVSFVYLSLNRIFMGATPGEWAFDQRVGTPADLASGMFCLKVAARSALVIATGFIVFPILSALMNKDYAGQITGARLLKKV comes from the coding sequence ATGGATCCTTTCGAAGAGTTTGAATTTAAGCCCCTGACGGATGGTCTAGGTTTCCATAAAAAGAAAGCTGCGGCCGCTAAATTTGAAACGGAAGCTGATTCTTTTTCGGCTTCTCCGTCACCTGCTCTTTTGAAAAACCAGGGTTTGGAATTGATCGAAGAAAATTCGGTTGATCCACTTCGCCCACCACTTCCTCGCAAAAAGTCCAGCCCAGCAACTTCATCTGTTCCTTCTGCTCCAGGTTACCTCACAGAAGTGGGCGGCGAAGCAAATCCTTCAAGCTCGACAGCGGCGGTTGATGAGATTCTTAAAACTCTTCAAAAAAATCGCCGTTTGGAATTTGATGAGAAATCAAAAACCAAGATCATTGCGCAAACTAAAGAAGAATACAAATCGACTGTTTTCAGTTTTTCTGCAGGTCTATTGGATGGAATGCTTGTTATGGCAGCCAGCCTTCTGTGCCTGATTTTGTTGGTGTCTATCGCAAGAATTGATCTTGTGGCAAACTTGACTCAACCGGATGAGAACTACTTCGTTTACCTGGCGATCGTATCCATCTTTGCTTGTGTGTCTTTCGTTTATCTTTCTTTGAATCGCATCTTTATGGGTGCAACTCCGGGTGAATGGGCTTTCGATCAACGTGTAGGTACGCCAGCTGATCTTGCATCTGGTATGTTCTGCCTTAAAGTTGCTGCTCGCAGCGCTTTGGTGATCGCTACGGGTTTCATTGTATTCCCGATTTTGTCCGCTCTGATGAATAAAGACTACGCCGGTCAAATCACTGGCGCTCGTCTGCTTAAGAAAGTATAG
- a CDS encoding 16S rRNA (uracil(1498)-N(3))-methyltransferase, which yields MRRYWIEKKDLFGDQVNFSGDVFHHIFDVCRQDVGSKFEVLTEDSKAYFVEVTQVSKKSATAQVIEERDIPPLKTPHVHLALSISRFPVMDAVMEKAVEMGVKSIQPFFSEFSFVRSGEKISDNKTERWDKIVKSATQQSGRGDLMKVPAAVNFDKLAGLINQNDSSVGLFAYEGPSTLSIKEYVSKVKASHPAGITNIWIIVGSEGGFSHSEVQKFQDLGLHPVTLGPQVLRVETACMALVSVLKYDFDLMV from the coding sequence ATGAGACGCTATTGGATCGAAAAAAAAGATCTGTTCGGTGATCAGGTTAATTTCTCTGGAGATGTGTTTCATCACATCTTCGATGTTTGCCGTCAGGATGTCGGTTCCAAATTCGAAGTTCTTACAGAAGACAGCAAAGCATACTTTGTCGAAGTCACTCAAGTTTCCAAAAAATCCGCGACCGCTCAAGTGATTGAAGAACGGGACATTCCACCTTTGAAAACTCCCCATGTCCATTTAGCTCTTTCTATTTCGCGCTTCCCTGTGATGGATGCGGTGATGGAAAAAGCTGTGGAAATGGGCGTAAAAAGCATCCAGCCTTTTTTCTCTGAATTCAGCTTTGTCCGTTCGGGCGAAAAAATCTCTGATAACAAAACAGAGCGCTGGGATAAAATCGTGAAGTCAGCGACCCAACAATCCGGTCGTGGTGATTTGATGAAAGTTCCAGCCGCCGTGAACTTTGATAAGCTTGCGGGCCTCATTAACCAAAATGACTCTTCCGTGGGTCTATTTGCATATGAAGGCCCATCAACGCTAAGCATTAAAGAATACGTCAGCAAAGTAAAAGCGTCTCACCCTGCCGGTATCACGAACATTTGGATTATCGTGGGCAGCGAAGGCGGCTTTTCCCATTCCGAAGTTCAGAAATTCCAGGACCTAGGCCTTCATCCAGTCACCTTGGGACCCCAGGTTTTGCGAGTCGAAACGGCTTGCATGGCCCTGGTATCAGTCCTAAAGTATGACTTTGATCTGATGGTTTAA
- a CDS encoding 50S ribosomal protein L11 methyltransferase, producing MKKWRILVTTQGMSDNKYFRVRLSQVPADLEDVITTHSFSCGASGVTEALVFTQPDLTYDPTLVNVPTHELDVFFPQNPDQDFFKGLTEFSAMIKWQIFEEENKDWLEEWKKGFVPFRLIGDFWVVPSWLTPPPECKHAIYIDPGMAFGTGTHATTQMMAFFINKLAEKHKANLADWALLDVGTGTAILAMLAQMSGMGLVTGIEIDPEARRVARDNVKLNKLPQIDIPETQLDEIRGPYDVVVANIIDGVLINIKKDLLRVLKPGGHILLTGILEERDNHFFEKFFEGTNLEVVRRLEKDEWVGYWAKSTENA from the coding sequence TTGAAAAAGTGGCGGATTCTGGTAACAACTCAGGGCATGAGTGACAATAAATATTTCCGTGTTCGCCTAAGCCAGGTTCCTGCAGATCTTGAAGACGTTATTACTACACACAGTTTCAGTTGTGGCGCCTCCGGCGTCACTGAAGCTTTGGTCTTCACCCAACCCGATCTTACTTACGATCCGACCCTGGTAAACGTTCCGACTCACGAGTTGGACGTATTCTTCCCACAGAATCCTGATCAAGATTTCTTCAAAGGCCTGACTGAATTCAGCGCCATGATCAAATGGCAAATCTTTGAAGAAGAAAACAAAGACTGGTTAGAAGAGTGGAAAAAAGGATTCGTACCTTTCCGCTTGATCGGTGATTTCTGGGTTGTGCCGTCTTGGTTGACTCCCCCACCTGAATGTAAACATGCGATCTATATCGATCCAGGAATGGCGTTCGGTACTGGTACTCACGCGACAACCCAGATGATGGCTTTCTTCATCAACAAATTGGCAGAAAAACACAAAGCGAATCTGGCTGACTGGGCCTTGCTTGATGTCGGCACGGGTACTGCGATCCTGGCGATGCTTGCACAAATGAGCGGCATGGGCTTGGTAACAGGTATCGAAATCGATCCCGAAGCTCGTCGCGTAGCTCGTGACAATGTGAAATTAAATAAGCTGCCACAAATTGATATTCCGGAAACACAATTGGATGAAATCCGCGGACCTTACGATGTTGTTGTCGCCAACATCATCGATGGCGTTTTGATCAATATCAAAAAAGATCTTTTACGCGTTCTAAAACCGGGCGGGCACATTTTGCTAACAGGTATTTTGGAAGAGCGTGACAACCACTTCTTTGAAAAATTCTTTGAAGGAACAAACCTTGAGGTTGTTCGTCGTCTTGAAAAAGATGAATGGGTTGGTTACTGGGCTAAATCTACAGAAAACGCATAA
- a CDS encoding tail fiber domain-containing protein — translation MMKHGTYLLSLLLLADLAMAVPNSLSYQGRIVRPDGTAFEAANVSFLFEITNPSGNCVIYREQKSGVNMTNSNGIFDVPIGTGSKLFPASPTKTLLSIFDNSQDLDCGDASNNVASSYTPSINHSRLLRVQFHDGTGWQLITPDTEIRSVPYAAYASGADTAQSLNGKSVSDFILKASIPTCGANSFLSWNGSVLACTSISSLTLVGDVNGSSTATSVDKIKGVAIDTTAPTTGQVLKFDGSKWAPATISAGGSGTVTSVTGTAGQITVSNGTTTPVLTLDNVGTAGTYYKVTTDIQGRVTSGVATLSPADIPSLDYSKITTGVPNTLSGYGITDAVRNQGGTPGIKSGLNASKSAGTAGNLYISTDTKEIYRDNGTTWDLLGASGGGGGTLSGVSAGTGLTGGGSSGTVTISADVGTGPGQIVQLDGTSKLPAVDGSALTNLNPAGLSAVVPIAKGGTGQSSATAGFNALSPLSSKGDLLTRDSSNNVRLPAGTDGQVLSSDSSQTAGLKWITPNAGTVTNVTATAPLSVATGGTTPAISISSGSGNAQVLRWNTTNWSASYFNFTDLKSVAGLTQIPNNCTNSQTLVWQTLTDTFVCADILVSGANFSNQAAGLIFAGPTSGTAAPTFRALASTDLPSGTISGPGTAGYLPYYNAASTLANSPLYTSSSNVGLGTSSPTSILHVSNLLPNGAAPLVLLENTNASISGLTTFAATSPNIGDTYSKTNIIVGKAYSNYQAGIIEYNYNSSDSTQRRLSLGHKGYTPNFHITEPGKVGIGTTSPTSPLTVFGGALFGDKSTFPTDFNSIETNTYSNSLYNNTATSGTFGSFGSWMRVTPAANSTLASQAVSAGLSFNVPAGVTVNSSSDALWVNAARNRYTGSTDNGTVNSMRGITITYGHENAIPANTPVTNTAIGLLVNPYTATGTITDMYDIYLGSRGTGATVTNRYGIYQMDAAAKNYFNGYVGIGTSSPTYPLTISGNVWANSSIKLHRTDGTTGLGAGITMSTSNGAMGVASSQTLINNPLGQINFNGTDQTGAYTNANSAGIRAYAAENFTNTAGGGHLTFVTVPKLSQTEAERMRITSEGFVGIGTTTPNEVLEVRGNIIVNSGSNFSHLRLGQELNDTIVADNTAGKTYGGGYWFRVHDATQGSLYRDVMYMNDNGRIGIGVVLPSYTLHVNGSVAGTSAYNNLSDSRLKKEVYTIPDALEKIENLRGVSYQWNHSVHPEINLSDRRELGVIAQEVEKIFPEAVSEDHNTGIKSVAYSMLIGPLIEAVKELHAKWAADSQGIHSELEKQNREIASLKEENSRLKNNEQSQESRLRALEQRLNALEKAAAK, via the coding sequence ATGATGAAACATGGAACGTATCTTCTGTCATTACTATTGCTTGCGGACTTGGCCATGGCTGTGCCGAATTCGCTTTCGTATCAAGGACGAATCGTTCGACCTGATGGCACCGCATTTGAAGCGGCCAACGTCAGCTTTCTTTTTGAAATCACCAATCCCTCCGGAAATTGCGTTATCTATCGCGAACAAAAATCCGGCGTGAATATGACAAACTCCAATGGTATCTTTGATGTTCCGATTGGAACTGGCAGCAAACTATTCCCAGCCTCCCCGACGAAAACTCTTTTAAGCATTTTTGATAACTCCCAAGATTTGGATTGTGGAGATGCGAGCAATAACGTAGCGAGTTCATATACACCCTCAATAAATCATTCGCGGCTGCTTCGAGTGCAGTTTCATGATGGTACCGGTTGGCAGTTAATCACCCCTGATACGGAAATCCGTTCCGTTCCTTATGCGGCATATGCTTCCGGTGCCGATACAGCCCAATCTTTGAATGGTAAATCTGTCAGTGATTTCATTTTGAAAGCCAGCATTCCTACTTGTGGTGCCAATAGCTTTCTTTCTTGGAATGGTTCGGTGCTCGCATGCACCAGCATTTCCTCTCTGACATTAGTTGGTGATGTGAATGGATCCTCTACAGCAACGTCGGTAGACAAAATTAAAGGCGTCGCGATCGACACGACGGCACCGACAACTGGACAAGTGCTAAAGTTCGACGGCAGTAAATGGGCTCCCGCAACAATCTCTGCTGGCGGAAGTGGCACAGTTACATCTGTCACCGGAACTGCAGGTCAAATCACTGTTTCAAATGGAACTACGACTCCGGTGCTTACCTTGGACAATGTGGGAACTGCCGGAACTTACTATAAAGTAACGACTGATATTCAGGGCCGAGTTACAAGCGGTGTCGCCACTCTTTCTCCCGCAGATATTCCCTCGTTGGATTATTCAAAAATCACGACTGGTGTACCAAACACATTAAGTGGTTACGGGATTACGGATGCAGTTCGCAATCAAGGTGGCACTCCCGGAATAAAATCCGGATTGAATGCTTCCAAATCAGCGGGTACTGCTGGCAATTTATATATCTCGACTGATACCAAAGAAATCTATCGCGATAACGGTACGACATGGGATCTATTGGGCGCCTCTGGTGGAGGCGGTGGTACTTTATCAGGCGTCTCCGCAGGAACGGGTCTTACGGGTGGTGGCAGCTCTGGCACCGTCACAATAAGTGCAGATGTTGGAACAGGCCCCGGTCAAATTGTGCAGTTAGATGGGACTTCAAAACTGCCAGCAGTTGATGGTTCTGCACTGACAAATCTAAATCCTGCAGGACTTTCAGCAGTGGTACCCATCGCCAAAGGTGGCACCGGGCAGTCTTCAGCAACTGCGGGATTCAACGCTTTAAGCCCTCTCAGCTCAAAAGGTGATTTGCTAACTCGTGATAGCTCGAACAATGTTCGGTTGCCAGCGGGAACTGATGGACAAGTTCTTTCTTCGGATAGCTCACAAACAGCGGGCCTTAAATGGATCACACCCAATGCGGGTACTGTGACAAATGTGACGGCGACGGCTCCCCTGTCGGTGGCAACGGGTGGAACAACTCCCGCAATTTCCATTTCATCAGGGTCTGGAAATGCTCAGGTGCTTCGTTGGAATACTACAAACTGGTCAGCATCCTATTTTAACTTTACGGATTTGAAATCGGTCGCGGGTTTAACGCAAATTCCAAATAACTGTACGAACTCACAAACGCTGGTATGGCAAACCTTGACCGATACCTTTGTCTGCGCGGATATCTTAGTCAGCGGAGCAAACTTTTCAAATCAAGCCGCAGGATTGATCTTTGCCGGTCCGACTTCCGGTACAGCAGCGCCTACTTTCCGCGCTCTCGCTTCGACGGATTTACCCAGCGGAACTATTTCGGGACCTGGAACAGCCGGCTACCTTCCTTATTATAATGCGGCCTCAACACTGGCAAATTCGCCGCTTTATACTTCATCTAGTAACGTGGGCTTGGGTACGAGTTCTCCCACTTCAATTCTGCACGTAAGCAATTTGCTCCCAAATGGTGCAGCACCACTGGTCTTGTTAGAAAATACCAACGCCTCAATTTCAGGACTGACCACTTTTGCGGCGACCTCTCCAAATATCGGAGATACCTATAGCAAAACAAACATCATCGTTGGAAAAGCTTATTCAAATTATCAAGCTGGTATCATCGAATACAATTATAACTCATCTGATTCTACTCAACGCCGTTTAAGCCTGGGTCACAAAGGGTACACACCAAATTTTCATATAACTGAACCCGGTAAAGTTGGCATAGGCACAACTTCGCCAACATCTCCACTCACTGTTTTCGGTGGCGCATTGTTCGGAGATAAATCAACTTTCCCCACTGATTTCAATTCAATTGAAACCAATACTTATAGCAATTCACTTTATAACAACACTGCCACTTCAGGCACTTTTGGTTCTTTCGGCAGCTGGATGCGGGTTACACCTGCAGCAAACTCTACGCTGGCTTCTCAAGCAGTATCCGCAGGCCTTTCATTCAATGTGCCAGCGGGTGTAACAGTCAATTCAAGCTCTGATGCTTTGTGGGTCAATGCCGCCCGCAATCGTTATACAGGCAGTACCGACAACGGAACGGTGAACTCTATGAGAGGCATCACCATTACATACGGACACGAAAACGCCATACCAGCAAACACTCCCGTAACCAATACCGCAATTGGGCTGTTAGTTAATCCGTACACAGCGACAGGTACGATCACCGACATGTACGATATCTACTTAGGCAGTCGTGGCACCGGCGCGACAGTCACGAACAGATATGGTATTTACCAAATGGATGCGGCCGCCAAGAATTACTTTAACGGTTACGTTGGGATCGGAACTTCCAGTCCAACGTATCCGTTAACTATCTCAGGAAATGTTTGGGCGAACTCTAGCATCAAATTGCATCGTACGGATGGCACCACTGGACTGGGCGCCGGAATTACCATGAGTACTTCAAACGGAGCGATGGGCGTGGCTTCATCGCAAACACTGATCAACAATCCACTCGGCCAAATTAATTTCAATGGCACCGACCAAACAGGGGCCTACACCAACGCCAATTCAGCTGGTATTCGCGCTTATGCTGCCGAAAACTTCACAAACACCGCTGGTGGAGGACACTTAACCTTCGTAACAGTTCCAAAGTTAAGTCAAACTGAAGCAGAAAGAATGCGCATCACTTCTGAAGGCTTCGTGGGTATCGGCACTACCACTCCGAATGAAGTACTGGAAGTTCGCGGCAACATTATAGTAAATAGCGGATCGAATTTTTCACATCTGCGATTAGGTCAAGAATTGAATGATACGATAGTTGCCGACAACACCGCCGGGAAAACCTATGGAGGTGGCTATTGGTTCCGCGTTCATGATGCTACTCAAGGTTCTCTTTATCGTGATGTGATGTACATGAACGACAATGGACGAATCGGTATTGGCGTGGTTCTTCCCTCTTACACTTTACACGTCAATGGCTCAGTGGCCGGCACTTCAGCCTATAACAACTTATCTGATAGCCGCCTAAAAAAAGAGGTCTACACTATACCCGATGCCCTAGAGAAAATCGAAAACTTGCGTGGCGTCAGCTATCAATGGAATCACAGTGTTCATCCGGAAATTAACTTGAGCGACCGTCGGGAGTTGGGAGTCATCGCCCAAGAAGTCGAAAAGATTTTCCCAGAGGCCGTCAGCGAAGATCACAACACTGGAATTAAATCGGTGGCATACTCGATGTTAATAGGCCCCCTCATTGAGGCCGTAAAAGAGCTTCATGCAAAATGGGCTGCGGATTCACAAGGAATTCACTCTGAATTAGAAAAACAGAATCGCGAAATCGCATCTTTGAAAGAAGAGAATTCTCGATTGAAAAACAACGAGCAATCCCAAGAGTCTCGACTGCGCGCGCTCGAACAGCGCTTGAATGCTTTGGAAAAAGCAGCCGCGAAATAA